From Erigeron canadensis isolate Cc75 chromosome 8, C_canadensis_v1, whole genome shotgun sequence, one genomic window encodes:
- the LOC122578383 gene encoding TLC domain-containing protein 4-B-like — MAVSKKTALAFKSYQNQAQVLVKTYLLADAFMPYTSVLGGVFASKMVYDLTQLISTFYFRTYAGLTKIQRIEWNNRGMSSVHAIFITAMSLYFVFWSDLYSDQSTAGPVTFRSSPLSTFALGVSVGYFLSDLGMIFWLYPALGGLEYVVHHTLSAIAVGYSMFTGEGQLYTFMVLISELTTPEINLRWYLDTAGLKKSNAYLINGVVIFFAWMVARILLFAYMFYHVYLHYHMVIQMHPFGFFLVFVVPSVLGAMNLMWFGKIVKGMMKTLAKRQ, encoded by the exons ATGGCTGTTTCTAAGAAGACCGCCTTGGCGTTCAAGTCCTATCAGAACCAGGCTCAGGTGCTGGTTAAGACGTACCTTTTGGCAGATGCTTTTATGCCTTATACGTCTGTTCTTGGTGGCGTTTTTGCTTCCAAAATG GTTTATGATCTTACACAGCTAATTAGCACTTTCTACTTCAGAACCTATGCCGGCCTTACAAAAATTCAGCGGATTGAATGGAACAACCG GGGTATGTCCTCTGTTCATGCGATTTTCATTACAGCAATGTCTTTGTACTTTGTGTTCTGGTCAGATCTTTATTCTGATCAGTCTACTGCTGGTCCTGTTACTTTTCGGAGCTCACCACTCTCGACCTTTGCATTGGGG GTTTCTGTTGGCTACTTCTTATCAGACCTTGGAATGATTTTTTGGCTATATCCTGCATTAGGTGGTTTAGAATAC GTTGTTCATCACACGCTATCAGCAATTGCAGTAGGATATTCCATGTTTACAGGGGAAGGACAGCTTTACACATTTATGGTACTTATATCGGAATTGACAACACCAGAGATCAACTTGAGATG GTACCTGGATACAGCTGGTCTAAAAAAGTCGAATGCATATCTTATTAATGGCGTGGTGATATTTTTTGCGTGGATG GTGGCTAGAATTTTGCTGTTTGCCTACATGTTTTACCATGTGTATTTGCACTACCACATG GTGATTCAAATGCATCCATTTGGGTTCTTTTTAGTATTTGTAGTTCCATCGGTTCTAGGTGCAATGAACTTGATGTGGTTTGGGAAGATTGTGAAGGGAATGATGAAGACTTTGGCAAAAAGGCAGTAA